The Leptospirales bacterium sequence AATTCATCCGCGGCGCCGGCGGCCTGCGCTATTGCGCCGTCGAAGACAACGAGGGTAGGGGATGTCACTGATCGAGGTCGCACCAGGCGTAAACGTACTCAGGCACGAAGATCGGACCATTTTGTTCGGCTGTCCGCCGGAGGTGATCAAGCACCTTATGCTTCGCGGACTGGGAAGCCCTCAGGTCATCGTGCTGCCCGACACCCCCTACCGTTTTGATGTTCTACAAAATTGTACGGAGTTTCCGCTCTACTATTTTCTATTCGTTGATGGGAACTTCCGGCAGGGAAAAAAGCTGACCATCGTCGGCACGGCCGGTCATCTAAAGGCCAATCGTCGCCTGCTGCGACTGACGCTGCTTGGACCGACGCGCAAAGAATACGACGCGCTGGGCGAAAGTCCCTGGTTCGATGAACTCTATCGTGAATCTCGCGCTCTGGCGGTCAAGGACCAGAGCGGACGCGAGCTGACCATCGACGACTTTGTCCACTTTGTACCCTTCGTCAATGGCATCGCCAAACTTCCCGATGGCTTGCAGATTGCCCACAGCGGCCGCGACCGCTTTCAGGCCGGCGGCCATACGATCGACATCGGATTTGATGAGCCGCAACAGGCGCCCTACGATTTGCGCGACGATTTTACGGTGACCATGCCGGCGCGCTTTGGCGTTACGGTGACCGGCGGGGCCTCCGGCTTCATCGCCGATAAGCCCTGCTCCTCGCTGGTTCTGCACTACAATTCCGAGCACATGCTGATCGATTGTCCGCCTTATCTGAATCAAGCGCTGAATGCCCGCGGCATTGCCGCTGCCGAGATCCGCTCGATCTTCTTGACGCACATCCACGATGATCACTGCAATATATTTCCGCTCTTGCGCCTCTCCAACAAAGTCAGCATGATCACAACCAGAGAGATCTTCTGGATGGCGATCATGAAGCTCTCATTGCAAACGCTTCTGCCGGCCGAAGAAATCTCAGCGATGATCCACTTTGTGGAGGTCAAAGCCTATGAGACAACCGAGTTCTTCGGGGTGTCCATTGAGCCGCACTACACGGTGCACTCGATTCCAACCATTGGCGCCACCTTCCGCATGCATGAGGGCGGCGCCAGCCGCAGCATCGTTTTCATCGGCGACAACAAGGCCTTCAGCGATATTGAAGCAATGGTGGAGCAGGGCGTTGTCCGTCCTGAAAAGTTCAGAGCGCTCAAGGATCGCTATACGGAGCGCCATGATATTCTTTTTGCCGACGGCGGCATGGGAATCTTGCACGGCAATCCCCGGGACGCATTGAAATCGCAATCGGATCGCATTGTCTTCATGCACCTGGAAAAGTTGCCGCCGGAGTTTGACGCCACCTTCTCCCATGCCGTGGCCGGCAAACGCTACAATATCATCCCGGGCAGTCAGGACGCACATATCATTCGTACCATGCATATCATCAGCGCCAGCTTTCGCGACATCTCCTCGGAGTGGAGTACGGCGTTGATGAACAATTTCAAGATTGTGACCTTCAATGCGGGCGATATCATCTTCAAGCAGAATGAAAGTTCCAAGGGAATCATCTATGTGTTGCTCAGCGGCGTCTGCAGCGTGGTGGTCCACGATGGCCAGCGATTGACGGAGAAGGCGCGCAAGGATGCCGGCGATTTTGTCGGCGAGATGGCGGTGCTCGATCAAAACAAAGTGCGCTCCGCTTCGATTGTAGCGGCAACGCCGGTAACGCTCTGCGCTCTCGAAGAAAAGCTCTTTCATGAATTTCTGGTGGCCGAGGAGCGCACGGATGAAATGCGCCAGCTGTGGAGAACACGGGCCGAACTGGAACGCTTCTGGCCCTTCAGCGATTTTTCAGACAATGTGAAGGATCGTATCGCCCGCAATGCGCTGCGCAAGCGCGTTGGCGCCGGCGAGACCCTGGTCAAGCAGGGGCAAAGCGACGGAGAGTTTTTCATTGTCCTGTCCGGTGAATACAGCGTTCGCCACGATGGCCGGGAGATCAAGGTTCTGCGCGGCGGCGATATGTTTGGCGAATATGGTTCGCTCGACGACTCGGTGCGCAACGCAACGGTCAGCGCCCTGTCCGACGGCGAAGTGCTGGAGGTGGCCCGCGGCGAGATCCGTCGGATCATTGACCAGGCGCCGATTTTCAATTTCAGCATGCGCGAGCTGATGATGCGCCGCAGCCGGGAATTGCGTCAGCTGGATAGCGTGCGTCGCGCCTGAAGCAATTCCAACGCCCGCAAGGCCTGTCCATCGCCGCCAGAGGGCGGGGCGCGCCCGCGCTGCCATTTTGGCGGCGGATTCAGTCAAATTTGCTGGCCCGCGGCAGGCGCAGAGGGGGACCTGACGGATTCTGTCGCTAACTTGCGAAACGGTAGACTGCGCAGCAAATCGAGCATTTCATATACTGAAAGGCAATCAAGGGGTGAGGCCATGGCGCTGACGGCGGGACAGGAGCGAATGCTGAGGGAGCGGGAGCTGCGTACGGCCCCGGATGACGCCCTGAGCGCCGCCGATCCGGCGGCCGAGGGTCAGCCCGCCCCTCTGGACGGCTGCAGCGGCGAAGAGCTTTTTGAGGGCGCCACGGGCATCACCTACCGCGACTACCTGGTGCTCCCCGGCTTCATTGACTTCCACTCCACGGAAGTGGAGCTGGACGCCCAGCTTACGCGCAACATTCGAATCAAGCGTCCGATGGTTTCCTCGCCAATGGATACGGTCACTGAAGACCGCATGGCCATTGCCATGGCTCTGCTGGGCGGCGTGGGCATCGTCCACTACAACAACAGCATCGCCGATCAGACGGCAATTGTGGAGCGCGTGAAGCGCTTCAAGAACGGCTTCATCACCGATCCGATTACGCTTGGTCCGGAAAATAGCATCGCCGATCTGTATCGCGTTAAGGAGCGCTTTGGCTTTTCGGGTATTCCCATCACCGAGGATGGGACGCGCAATTCCAGGCTGATTGGCATTGTTACCAATCGCGACATTGATCTGGAGTCGGATGAGTCAATCAAGCTCGGTCAGGTCATGACTCGCGAGTTGATCACCGCCAGCGAGGGCGTGGAACTCAAGGACGCAAATGATCTCTTAAAGAACAGCAAGAAGGGCAAGCTGCCCATCGTCAATCAGCGCGGCCAGTTGACAGCCTTGATCTGTCGCTCTGACATCAAGAAGCATCGCGAATTTCCCTTTGCCTCGAAGGACGAGCTGAAGCGTCTGCGTTGCGGAGCGGCCATTTCCACTCAGCTCGATTCCCGCGATCGTGTGGAGGAGCTGATTCGTGTCGGTCTCGATGTCGTGGTGATCGACTCGGCGCAGGGAAATTCTCGATACCAGATGGAAATGATCCGCTGGTTGAAACGCAACCACCCGCAGGTGGAGGTGATTGCCGGCAACGTGGTGACCACCGATCAGTGCTTCAATTTGATTCAGGCCGGCGCCGATGCATTGCGCATTGGCATGGGTCCGGGATCGATTTGCATTACCCAGGATACCATGGCGGTCGGTCGCGCTCAGGCCACTGCCATCTACCGCACGGCGATGTTTGCGGCGCGCTACGGCGTCCCAGTGATTGCCGACGGCGGCATTGCCAACATCGGCGATATCGCCAACGCCCTGGCCATTGGCGCTTCGACCACCATGATGGGCTCCATGTTTGCCGGCACCCATGAAGCTCCAGGCGAATACTTCTATGAAAACGGCGTTCGTCTGAAACGCTACCGCGGCATGGCCTCGCTGGAGGCCATGGAGGCCGGCGGCAAGAAGCGCTATTTCTCAGAGGACCTGGACATCAAAGTCGCTCAGGGCGTTTCCGGGGCGGTGGTCGACAAAGGATCGATGTTCAATTTTGTTCCCTATCTGGTGCAGGGATTGAAGCTGAGTTTTCAGGATATGGGCGTGCGCACAGTTGGCGCGCTGCATCAGGCGCTGTACAGCGGTCGTCTGCGCTTTGAACGGCGCAGCCTGAGCGCCCAGGCCCAGGGCTCCGTTCACGGCCTCTACAGCTACCAGGCGCCATCGATGTCGACCAAGAGCTGACAACTATCAGGAGCCCCTGCCGCGCCGCTCGCCCTGGCAGGGATTTGGGCTTATACTGACCGCAAGCAAAGCATATGGATTTTGAACGCTTCAAGAATATCA is a genomic window containing:
- a CDS encoding cyclic nucleotide-binding domain-containing protein; the encoded protein is MSLIEVAPGVNVLRHEDRTILFGCPPEVIKHLMLRGLGSPQVIVLPDTPYRFDVLQNCTEFPLYYFLFVDGNFRQGKKLTIVGTAGHLKANRRLLRLTLLGPTRKEYDALGESPWFDELYRESRALAVKDQSGRELTIDDFVHFVPFVNGIAKLPDGLQIAHSGRDRFQAGGHTIDIGFDEPQQAPYDLRDDFTVTMPARFGVTVTGGASGFIADKPCSSLVLHYNSEHMLIDCPPYLNQALNARGIAAAEIRSIFLTHIHDDHCNIFPLLRLSNKVSMITTREIFWMAIMKLSLQTLLPAEEISAMIHFVEVKAYETTEFFGVSIEPHYTVHSIPTIGATFRMHEGGASRSIVFIGDNKAFSDIEAMVEQGVVRPEKFRALKDRYTERHDILFADGGMGILHGNPRDALKSQSDRIVFMHLEKLPPEFDATFSHAVAGKRYNIIPGSQDAHIIRTMHIISASFRDISSEWSTALMNNFKIVTFNAGDIIFKQNESSKGIIYVLLSGVCSVVVHDGQRLTEKARKDAGDFVGEMAVLDQNKVRSASIVAATPVTLCALEEKLFHEFLVAEERTDEMRQLWRTRAELERFWPFSDFSDNVKDRIARNALRKRVGAGETLVKQGQSDGEFFIVLSGEYSVRHDGREIKVLRGGDMFGEYGSLDDSVRNATVSALSDGEVLEVARGEIRRIIDQAPIFNFSMRELMMRRSRELRQLDSVRRA
- the guaB gene encoding IMP dehydrogenase, producing MLRERELRTAPDDALSAADPAAEGQPAPLDGCSGEELFEGATGITYRDYLVLPGFIDFHSTEVELDAQLTRNIRIKRPMVSSPMDTVTEDRMAIAMALLGGVGIVHYNNSIADQTAIVERVKRFKNGFITDPITLGPENSIADLYRVKERFGFSGIPITEDGTRNSRLIGIVTNRDIDLESDESIKLGQVMTRELITASEGVELKDANDLLKNSKKGKLPIVNQRGQLTALICRSDIKKHREFPFASKDELKRLRCGAAISTQLDSRDRVEELIRVGLDVVVIDSAQGNSRYQMEMIRWLKRNHPQVEVIAGNVVTTDQCFNLIQAGADALRIGMGPGSICITQDTMAVGRAQATAIYRTAMFAARYGVPVIADGGIANIGDIANALAIGASTTMMGSMFAGTHEAPGEYFYENGVRLKRYRGMASLEAMEAGGKKRYFSEDLDIKVAQGVSGAVVDKGSMFNFVPYLVQGLKLSFQDMGVRTVGALHQALYSGRLRFERRSLSAQAQGSVHGLYSYQAPSMSTKS